TGTTCAGTATATCAGTAAAATATAATATTAAGCTTGAAAAGTTGCTAAAATGGAATGCGCTAAAAAAGTCTGATCGGCTTACAGTCGGGCAAGTTGTTTTTTTAAATGACCCTATTACGACACATGCTATCGTACAAGGTGAGTCATTGTTTGATATTGCCATAAAGCATAAGTTATTAATTGATGACTTAATGCGCTGGAACAGATTAACACCTGATGTTGCCCTAACGCCTGGGCGACGCATTTTAATAGTAGACCCTAATAACTATATTTTATGAATCTAGAAGAGAATGAAACGAAGACCGAGTCAATATCGCTCGGTCAGACCTTAGCAAACGCCAGAACAGAGCAGAGTTTAAGCTTTGATGATATTGCTGCTCGTTTAAAACTAAATCACAGCCAAATTACTAAGCTAGAGAATGATGAATATCAAACTTTGGGACCAGAGACGTTTGTAAGAGGTTATATCAAAAGTTACAGCTCGTTACTCGGGTTAGACAGTGAAAGTGTCTTAGCCCTATATGAGACGCCTGATGTGCCAGAACAGAAGCGCAATATGAAAAGCTTTTCTCGGCGCACAGAAAAAGAGGCCAATGATAATCGGCTGATGGTCGTCAGTTATTTGATGCTCATTGTGTTTGTTGGCTTGTCGGCATTTTGGTGGTGGCAAACAGCAAGTAAAAAGGACTCTAGCGAGGAAATTAGTGGCTTGAGTGAGGCAATTGCGACGCAAAGCTCGTCAGTTACCCCTACTTCAGAAGCATCTCCGACAAAGGCGATTGAGCCAATGGTTACTGAGCAACAAACTGTGGCAAGTCAAAAAAATGAGCTTAGTGAGTCATTCAATATGGAAGTTGCACCAACAACGGAATCAGTAAATAGTGATGCTCAGCAAGTCACCGAGCAACAAAGTAGCTCAGTTAATCCAGTTGCTGATGAAAGCTTCAATGTACAAATACAAGGCTCTGAGTCACCTGTTCGATCGCCAGAGTCTCAAAATACGCTTGCTACACCTTCTATGAGTCAAGTTGTCATGTATTTTGAACAAGATAGTTGGGTAGAGATCTTTGATGCAACCCAAGAAAGAGTTGCATTTGGTGTAAAAAAAGCTGGTTATACAATGACAGTCACAGGCCAAGCGCCTTTTTCTGTTGTGCTAGGTAAACACCAAGTGGTAAGTATTGAATTGGATGGTCAACCGATCGATATATCTGGATTACCACGAAATCGTTTAGCAAAATTTAAATTACCGTTAGCAGAGTAGTCGTCATGTTTTCAGAATCTCCCATAAAACGAAGAAAGTCCACACGTATCAATGTTGGTAATGTTCCCATTGGCGATGGCGCGCCAATTGCTGTGCAATCGATGACAAACACGGACACCTTGGATGTTGATGCCACTGTGGCGCAGATCCGTGCTATTCAAGATGCTGGCGCGGATATCGTGCGTGTTTCTGTTCCGACGATGGATGCAGCGGAAGCATTCAAAAGCATTAAAGAACAAGTGGATA
This genomic window from Pseudoalteromonas luteoviolacea contains:
- a CDS encoding RodZ domain-containing protein, producing MNLEENETKTESISLGQTLANARTEQSLSFDDIAARLKLNHSQITKLENDEYQTLGPETFVRGYIKSYSSLLGLDSESVLALYETPDVPEQKRNMKSFSRRTEKEANDNRLMVVSYLMLIVFVGLSAFWWWQTASKKDSSEEISGLSEAIATQSSSVTPTSEASPTKAIEPMVTEQQTVASQKNELSESFNMEVAPTTESVNSDAQQVTEQQSSSVNPVADESFNVQIQGSESPVRSPESQNTLATPSMSQVVMYFEQDSWVEIFDATQERVAFGVKKAGYTMTVTGQAPFSVVLGKHQVVSIELDGQPIDISGLPRNRLAKFKLPLAE